The genomic stretch CGCAGTGCGGTCATTCCtgacacacgaacacacaacatgtcacaTAGGCTATAGCCTACTCTTAACATTCGCGAGGTCCGTTCAAAACCTCGAACAAAGCGACTCTATTCACCAAATCTCCAGCCACATCACAGCAGAAGCGCGGCGTAAACAAGCCCGCTGCGCGCTAAACGGGTCAGCAAAAACAGATTAAGTAGCTAAGTGGGGTCCAGGGAACAACTTCTGCTTGGCACAGCTGCAGCCGTGCTGCCAGTGCTTTCCCTGTGTTACAGTGGGTCTTATTGTGACCAGCACAGAGGGCCTCTATGAGATATTCCGGGGCAGGAAAGGAGGCACCTGAACCGCATGCGGAGAGGTACTTAGATGCTGGATTTCATCTGagctacacagagagagagagagagagagagagagagagagagagagagagagagagagagagagagagaaatgggaagagagagggagggagagagagagcagctccacagagagaggggggagggagagagagacagatcgggggaagagagagagggagggagagagagagctgctacATTCGACTGCGATCAGGAACAACATGATTATACGTAGGCTACATATGCGGGGGAAATCACTCTAAATCACGTTATACAAAGACTTTGCCAGTTAGGAACTCGGCCCACTTTGGCGAACTTTCAATATTACACTCTTAAATTGCTTAAATATACGCACAAACGCTTTACAGAAAGTTACGCTGTTGTCTTGTCGTCGAGACGTACATATCGCAGTCCGCATTTTTACTTTGTGGGCTGCGCTCGAGTAGCGGCGGATTTCACCTCTTCCAAGGTAGAGCTCCACAGGTAAGACCTCCGGTTTAAGCATCGAGGAAAGTTTTAACAAGACTCGGCATCCATTGTTGTGAAAGTTACAATTTTACAAAAAATCTAACCGCAATGTAGAATAATAGCTTGTTAACATAACAGTAGTTGCCTAACTTCTGGTAAAGTTACATACCAGCAATACTACGTAGCCTACTTTAAATAACATAGcctaataatgatgatgatgatgatgatgatgtatgTTCTCAATTCAgctattgtgtttttactgaTGTGTTCAAAGAGAACAACATATTAacacttagaattttgaaaactGTCCCAATTCATAACTGTGACATCAAACCTTCTTGAGAAACCTTTCTAACAAGCAAATGAACCCATAAATATTATCCGGGGGAAAATTTGCCTAACTGCCTAACTATCTTTAGCGGGTGTGGCTCTTCCGATGCAGGGTTACATTTCTAACGTTATCGGTGTGTGTTGGTAGCTTTCCTCTCCTGctaaaaaaatctgaattatttcccattttcagataataataataataataataataataataacataacctccataaaagacaaaatatttGTTCTCAATACCGCTGCGCCGCGCGCTtcccacacctgcacaggtgtgCCTCCGTCTTTCCTGAAGTCCCGCCCCCGCCGGCAGTGCACGGCGTGATTGGCCCGCTCGGCTGCCAATTATGCGCCTGAGCcagcagagagatgcagagggGAAATGGCGGCTGAATGGCATGTGATGGATCAGCGCAGGTTACAGAAACAGAAGCGCCCCTCTGATCACCTCTCATCTGTTCATCACCTTGAAAGACCCGCCCTCTTTGGACCCCTACCCCCAAAGTCCAACCCCcacaaaatcaatatttatttaacagTGTTATCAGTGATTAGCAGGCCATGGCAGAGACAGGGCACCTGTACAGATGGCTGTTTTTAGAGCCCCCTGTCTTTCTGAAGGCCCGTCTCTCAATGATTAACCCACGCTGACAGTGCCCATGTGTGCACTGCATGGGCTCTTATTGTGTGGGCTGTCAGATGATTACGGAGAAACTGGGAATTACCAATGGTTAACTGTGACACTAGTGTGTCTGCgtcaatgagtgtgtgtgtatttgcgtgtgtgtgtttgtgtatttgcgcatgtgtgtgtgtgaatggggcggcctgtagcgtagtggttaaggtaaatgactgggacccacaaggccggtggttcgatccccagtgtagccacaattgtgtgtgtgtgtgtatttgtatttgtgtgtgtatgtggctgcaTTTGTTGGGTAATTCCATGCTGGATTATCACAGATTTGAATGCGGTTGAGCTGATTTGGCCTGAGAAGAAATGCCTAAATGACCCTGTTGTTCCTCACTTTGGATAATTTCAGGGTAATACAATGtatagtaatgtaatgtttgtattgtaatgtaacaaacacaatgtaatataatgtattgtgtactgtactgtaatgtaacccacgtactgtaatgtaatgtgcgttactgtactgtaatataacaatacgtactgtaatgtaatgtgcgttactgtactgtaatataacaatacgtactgtaatgtactgtccTGGTTGCAGGTTCGATGGCGCTGGGCGTGGCTGTGAGACTCCTGTTGCTGTGGATGTGGGCGGGGCCGGGCGCGGGGGCGGGGAACAGCACTCCTGAGGGGTGTGGCTCGGGGGTGGAGCCCCAGTACTTTGCGCTGTGTGACCTGGGCGCGGTGTGGGGCGTGGTGGTGGAGGCGTTCGCGGCGGGGGGCGTGGTGAGTGCCCTCATGCTGACACTCGTCCTGCTGGCCAGCCTGCCGTTCGCGGCCGGGAAGCGGAGGGGCGTGGTCGGGCTGCAGGCCGGCTTCCTGCTGGCCACGCTGGGCCTGTTTGGATTGGCTTTCGCCTGTGTGGTGGGGCGGGGCTTCGCCACCTGCGTGGCGCGGCGCTTCCTGTTTGGCGTGCTGTTCGGCGCCAGCTTCTCCTGCCTGCTGGTGCACGCGGCGGCCCTGAGCTCCCTCGCGCGGCGGGACTGGCGACCGGGCGGCGGCTGGCTCTGCCTCGCCGCTCTGGCACTCTGGCTGGTGGAGGTCGTCATTAACACGGAGTGGCTGATCGTTACCGTGGTGAGGAGCCCGCCCCTGAACTCCACGGTTCCCGCGCCCTGCGCCATCGCTAACTGGGACTTCGTGGCGGCGCTGGTGTACGTGATGGTGCTGCtgctggcggccatgttggccACCGTCCCCGCGCTGGCGGGGAAGCAGCCGGCCTGGCGGCGCGACGCGGCCTTCATCCTCCTCACGGGCCTCCTGTCCGCCGCCATCTGGGCCGCCTGGGCCGCCATGTACGTCTACGGCAACCGTCGCCACGGCGACCCCAGCTGGGACGACCCCACCCTGGCCATCGCCCTGGTGACGGACGGCTGGGTGTTCCTGCTGCTGTATGCCGTGCCGCAGATCTGTGCGCTCACGGACCAGGGGGCGGAGCCTCCAGCGTACGGGGCGGAGCTgtacccccccccgccccgcgggGTCGGGTACGAGACCATCCTGAAGGAGCAACAGGCCGCTCAGACCATGTACATGGAGAACAAGGCCTTCTCTATGGAGGAGCCcaatacaggtacacacacacactcacacatacatacaacacacactcatatacacactcacacatacatacacactcacactcacacatacatacacacacactcacacacactctcacacacactcacacatacatacacacactcacactcacacatatatacaacacacactcacacacacactcagacatacacatacatacactcatacacagaagTCAGTTGTGTAGCCTTGGACATTAAGTCTAGTACCCATGGCAAATAGGCCATGTCTGTAAGTAATAAGGACTGGAACTACAGTGTCAGTCCTGCAttaaactacaaaacacaacaagGGGCTAAAAGATTGAGACAGGTGAAACACAGCAGTAGATTAGGGGACTCAGGATTAGGGGTTAGGATTAGGGGACTCAGGATTAGGGGACTCAGGATTAGGGGACTCAGGATTAGGGGACTCAGGATTAGGGGTTAGGATTAGGGGACTCAGAATTAGGGGACTCAGGATTAGGGGTTAGGATTAGGGGACTCAGGATTAGGGGTTAAGATTAGGGGACTCAGGATTAGGAATTAGGATTAGGGGACTCATGATTAGGGGACTCAggattaggggttagggttaggggacTCAGGATTAGGGGACTCA from Conger conger chromosome 2, fConCon1.1, whole genome shotgun sequence encodes the following:
- the gprc5c gene encoding G-protein coupled receptor family C group 5 member C; this translates as GAGAGNSTPEGCGSGVEPQYFALCDLGAVWGVVVEAFAAGGVVSALMLTLVLLASLPFAAGKRRGVVGLQAGFLLATLGLFGLAFACVVGRGFATCVARRFLFGVLFGASFSCLLVHAAALSSLARRDWRPGGGWLCLAALALWLVEVVINTEWLIVTVVRSPPLNSTVPAPCAIANWDFVAALVYVMVLLLAAMLATVPALAGKQPAWRRDAAFILLTGLLSAAIWAAWAAMYVYGNRRHGDPSWDDPTLAIALVTDGWVFLLLYAVPQICALTDQGAEPPAYGAELYPPPPRGVGYETILKEQQAAQTMYMENKAFSMEEPNTAQKPVSPYSGYTGQLRSSVYQPTELALITKGVGSQVDLSYEAVFPRAHRSSPSPPPHRSPPSNGNGLHRTPQW